In one Molothrus aeneus isolate 106 chromosome 8, BPBGC_Maene_1.0, whole genome shotgun sequence genomic region, the following are encoded:
- the DENND10 gene encoding DENN domain-containing protein 10, which yields MAEPEAQLLRAVGLIEKDTNGDALWVWCYPSVTAELRTLLLRKCCLTDENKLLHTFVFGQYKRSWFYITTVEVQDSPALKKVTHFSIVLTAKDFNPEKYAAFTRILCRIYLKHGSPVKMMESYIAVLTKGICQSEENGSFLSKDFDARKAYLAGSIKDIVSQFGMETVILYTALMLKKRIVVYHPRIEAIQEFTRTLPALVWHRQDWSILHSYVHLNEEELEALKACTGYIAGFTDSEVSSRSDLYDVYVNLADSEITVSPVVKEAMTMGKLHKEIGQLIVQSAEDPDKSDSQVIKDISLKTKEILATLASLTEVSDGNEKPTLNAEALKQKRFPPATENFLFHLAAAEQMLKI from the exons ATGGCAGAGCCGGAGGCGCAGCTGCTGCGGGCCGTGGGGCTGATCG AAAAAGACACCAACGGAGATGCTTTGTGGGTTTGGTGTTATCCGTCAGTAACAGCGGAACTGAGGACTCTGCTGCTGCGGAAGTGCTGCCTTACGGATGAAAACAAATTGCTCCATACGTTTGTGTTTGGCCAGTATAAAAGGTCTTGGTTCTACATCACGACGGTAGAAGTTCAAGATTCTCCAGCCTTGAAGAAG GTGACCCACTTCTCCATTGTCCTGACAGCCAAAGACTTCAACCCAGAGAAATATGCAGCCTTCACCAGGATCCTCTGCAG GATCTACCTGAAGCATGGAAGTCCAGTTAAAATGATGGAGAGTTACATTGCAGTCCTCACAAAGGGCATCTGCCAAAGTGAAGAAAATGGATCTTTCCTCAGCAAGGACTTTGATGCTCGGAAGGCTTACCTTGCTGGCTCCATCAAAG ATATAGTGTCTCAGTTTGGAATGGAAACAGTTATTTTGTATACTGCACTGATGTTAAAGAAGAGAATAGTAGTGTACCATCCTAGAATAGAAGCTATCCAGGAATTTACCAG GACTTTGCCTGCTTTAGTGTGGCATCGACAAGACTGGTCAATTCTTCATTCATATGTGCATCTAAATGAGGAGGAACTGGAAGCCTTAAAAGCCTGCACAG GGTACATCGCTGGATTTACAGACTCTGAAGTGAGCAGTAGATCAGACCTCTATGATGTCTATGTGAATTTGGCAGACAGTGAGATTACAGTTTCACCTGTAGTAAAAG AGGCAATGACAATGGGAAAACTTCACAAAGAAATTGGACAACTAATTGTTCAATCTGCAGAAGATCCAGATAAATCAGACAGCCAAGTCATTAAg GACATTTCtctgaagacaaaagaaatctTGGCTACTTTAGCCTCACTTACTGAAGTTTCTGATGGCAATGAAAAACCAACCC